One Molothrus ater isolate BHLD 08-10-18 breed brown headed cowbird chromosome 4, BPBGC_Mater_1.1, whole genome shotgun sequence genomic window carries:
- the LOC118686752 gene encoding ADP-ribosyl cyclase/cyclic ADP-ribose hydrolase 2 translates to MMNLFFPLLFVSVLCMNSFSGVQGKKWKGEGTTQNLESIVIGRCYEYITLVNPAVGEKNCSQIWEAFKNAFINKDPCSIHPKDYELFINLTFHTIPPNKSLFWENNQLLVNSLAARGRRYMSVADTLFGFLGDFLSWCGQADSPGLDYESCPTMVECENNAVDSFWRIASATYAKHSSGVIQVLLNGSAEGGAYPQPGFFADYEIPNFQKDKISQVVIWVVDDIEGPDRDSCGTNSVKTLETRLKTLGFDVTCTDNYKSVMFLLCLDNPDHPKCAFASSAPAAQRGPVSSDRGGSWNKLMFVSFAGFLFRFALVY, encoded by the exons ATGAtgaacctttttttccctcttttatttGTCTCTGTTCTGTGTATGAACAGCTTCTCAGGAGTGcagggaaagaaatggaaaggtGAAGGTACTACTCAAAACCTGGAAAGTATTGTCATTGGAAGATGCTATGAGTATATTACACTTGTGAACCCTGCTGTTGG TGAGAAGAATTGTTCACAGATATgggaagcatttaaaaatgcatttatcaACAAGGATCCTTGCAGCATTCATCCTAAGGATTATGAATTATTTATCAACCTCACATTTCACACAATTCCACCTAACAAG tctcttttctgggaaaataaTCAGCTACTAGTCAACAGCTTAGCTGCCAGAGGACGTCGCTACATGTCTGTGGCTGATACTCTCTTTGGCTTCCTTGGAGATTTTCTGAGCTGGTGTGGGCAGGCAGACAGCCCTG GCCTGGACTATGAATCCTGCCCTACCATGGTGGAATGTGAAAACAATGCAGTGGATTCTTTCTGGAGGATTGCCTCAGccact TatgcaaagcacagctctggggtgaTACAGGTCTTGCTGAATGGTTCTGCAGAGGGAGGAGCTTATCCACAGCCAGG TTTTTTTGCAGATTATGAAATACCTAATTTCCAGAAAGACAAAATCTCACAGGTTGTCATTTGGGTTGTGGATGATATTGAAGGACCAGATAG AGATTCCTGTGGAACTAATAGTGTAAAGACACTGGAAACCAGGCTGAAAACTCTTGGATTTGATGTCACTTGCACTGACAATTACAA GTCTGTAATGTTCTTACTCTGCCTGGATAATCCTGATCATCCTAAGTGTGCCTTTGCATC atctgcaccagcagcacaaagagGACCTGTATCTTCAGAcagaggaggcagctggaacaagctcatgtttgtttcttttgcagGCTTTTTGTTCAGATTTGCTTTAGTGTACTGA